The Taeniopygia guttata chromosome 13, bTaeGut7.mat, whole genome shotgun sequence nucleotide sequence cccactgctgccccGTGCCCAGCCAGGGGCTCACCTCGCCAGCACCCAGCATCCTCAGTGATTCACAGTGATGCCCAGCTTGATTTTCTCTTCGTTTTCTACATCGTAGCCACCCCTCTTGTGACACCTGCGAGGCCAAGCAAAGGGATGCTCAGAGCATGGAGAAGCCCCTGTCACCCTCCTCTTGCACATGATCTTCCCAGGGACACAAATCAGGGAGCTCAGTCCCATCCCACTCACCTGAGCATCAGCAGGGCTGCGATGATGACGAGAcacagggaggacaggacaACAGCAACGATGGCCAGGGCTGTGGTGTGGTCGTACGCGCTGGGCGGGTGCTCCACCGGCAGCAAGAGACCGTGGCAGCGCTCTCCATGATAGCCTGGCTGGCATCTGGGCAAGAAGGAAACTCATAAAAGTCAGTGGTGAGCAAGGACAGGAGGTCTTTGTGTTCTCCACACCCCATGGGAAGGCAATgcctctgtgcccagccttaACCAGCACCCTGCCTGTTTCCCTTGGGCCCCACACCCCTCAGCTGGGTTGCCACCATCATCTCTATTGTACTGGTAAATTAAGATTCTTCTGCACCTAGTGAAGGCTCCTACAAAGGTTAAGCTCTCCCCCAGTGGAAGGCACTGGGGTCTGTGCTcttcccagtcacccccaggCAGGTTGCCCAGACCACCTCTGGAAGTGGGAAGGGAGCAGTGAGGCAGCTAGGCCGGCATCTCCCATGGAGCAAGATGTCCCTGCACACCCTGCCAGCTCAGaggtgtcccatccctggagacTTGGGAGGTTGCTCATGGAACAGAAATAACGCTTCACACAGGCTGGGAGCCTTCCAGCCCTCCCTGAGCCACATTGCACTGATGCAACCAGATAAATATATCCCTCTATATCCAGCACCACTGACCCTCAGGCTGATCTCCAAGCCGGactcagcccagctcctgggctcaCAATGTCCCATTGCCAGCATCACctcccaggcacagcagcaagGCTGGGCACACGGCAAAGGTGCAGGACCCAGTCCAGCAGCATCCTCATTccaccctgtgccccaggaATCAACACTCAGGAGACCCTGTGACAGGGGCACAGCCTACCACCAAGAAAGAGCGGCCACAACCGAGTGACACCAGTCAACACAAAGCCTCTTTAGTCAAGGAGATGGGGCAGTTGGCCACTGTTACTAAAAACTCCAATGGCTCTGAGAGATGTCCCCCAGGGACAAACCAACCACGCTGAAGAGACACAGccagcccccaaatccctgctgcttctctgtgtcccAGTTTCTCTCCAAGCCCCAGGGATGTGGGCAGGGGACACCTGGCTGCTCCAGGCCTAGGCCAGGATGTTACAATCCTCACTGTGCTGGGTCACCAACCCAAACTGAGCCTGCAAAGATGTCCCCTCACTGAAAGTCCTGAGCCCCCGTGCAAGGGCCCAACTTCATGATGGCTTCAACAGGGAGAAACCAGGGAGTTAGAGGAGCTCTGTGGAGCTTGATCCCTGCAGATTGCAGATCCTGTGGGCACCATAAGCCAAGGAGCTATTATCTTCCCTGGGCTCAAGGCTGGGTGGCTCAGAGGATTGATAGTGAAGAACAAAGCCTCTTACATATCTGCCAGCTCAAGTCCTGCCCACGTCAGTGGGGATCAAATATGCACCCCAGAGTATTTcatgcagcagcagtgctgtatccaggtgccccagcagcaggcaAACACTTTCTCCTTCACTTGCCTCATCTAGTCCCTGCTTGCTCTGCACCCCAGGGAGGGTGGGCAAGGAGGGTACATCAGGCCAAGGGACAGCTCGGGCATGGCTTTGGCAGCCTGTCCCCAAAGGTACTATCTCTACTCTGCTTTGCTGGTGGCATGGCAGAGATGCTCCCCCCACCTGCACTGATGTGCCCTGATAGATGCAGGAGCCCCGAGGTCTCAGAGTGGGGGATTTACAGTGACAGGATCAGGATGAGCTTTCCCAAATCAGACCTGCAGAAGCTCTAAGCTGCCAGACCCCAGCCCTACACACAATTCTGCagttcccagcacagccagagttCACCATGCTGGCAGGGAACCCTGGCTCTAAGGCCATGACAGGATCTGGGGAAGGGGTGGACACTTCTCAAGAATTACAAGGAAGAGGCTAAGTCAAAGTTGTCCCTGCATGGGCAGGGAACATGCACTAAAAatatctctgcttttcctctgcccagcctggagaattGAAAGAACCATGACTAAAGCTTCCCCAACACAGGCACATGCCAGCAACTCACATGCAAGAGGGAGCTCCCAGCTCTCGGATGTACTTGCACTCGCCGTGAATACAGAAATCCTTGTACTTCCGCAGGCACGGGTCTCTCTTCTTCCCCAGGCCtttgccttttcttcttttattgcCGTTCCCTTTTTTCTTGGGAGTAACGAGGCCTTGAGGCTTTGACAGGAAGGCAACTGAAAAACAATTTGGGAAGGAGAGAACAGCAGTCAGATCAGCTCCACGTGCCAACCGAAGGGAAGGCAAAGGCACATCCCAGGGCTGCCACAACTGCTCAGCCCTGGCTCCCACAGCCCtttgtgctgggagctgcccctgagcccggggtgggggggagggcattttttctttcagctcctCACAAATATCATGGCCTTTCCAATTCATAAGAACAATTCTCAAGGAAAGAAGGGAGTTGGGCAGGGGGAACAGAGCTTTATACATCTCAAATGCTGCTATTATATGCACCAGTTTCCACTGAATACAGAACATTGCTAATTGCCCCTTTATCTGGCCTTTATTTCCCTGACAAGCACAGGCTTTTCTAAGACTCTATTCATGGCTCTGATGGACTCTCCTTCCCGTGGGCACAAGGATGCCTTACTCACCCCAGGGCAGGATTAAAAGAGCAAGTCTTCCTTAAGTTTTGGTTTTGCAGAGCCCAAGAGATGGTGAGGGCATCATTCCCATCAATTACAACGGTATATTTTAATTGTGGCTTTTGATGCCAGATCAGTCCCCTGCTGGGTTGGCAGAAACTAGAGCACCAAGCTCCTCACCCAAACATAGCCCAACACTAGCAACGATACTGGAATGGTTATTAAAGCATGCagatgctaaaaaaaaaacaaaaacaaaaaaacagcaCCCCGCAGCTTGATCTCACGAGGTGCTGGAGAGCACTCACTGCTCCAAGGAGGATTCCTTAGGCCCCCCCGAGCTATGGTGCTCAGTAACCCCGGTGAATTAAGCCCGGGGCTGCTCGGGGAGGAGAGTACAGCAGAGTCCAAGCTGGCAAGCTGTAACCCGCCCAGGTTACAACTCAATCACTTCTTGACGGAACCAGCGCCTCTCATGCTGGCACGCACCAGTTGCACACCTAGCAAAGCTATGTCGACATCCGATACTCCAGGAAACTTTGCGGCTTGGAGAAGCCCCGGATGAGGCTgagagcagaggctgctccgtcccctgcctctcctgccctgaGGGTTATctcccagccacagccagcCGACACACACTGCTGCGTTTCCCGAGGGCTGAGTCCCCCCGGTGCGAGTGGCTCAGCCCGGTTTTGCCGGCTTTTTGTCACactctgctggcacagccagaaagcaaagaaaaacacgGAAAAAATGGGAGGGTGAGCTGTACGGAGCGGAGCACGCTCCTGGTGCCAGGTACTGCCCTCGGCACACCGCGTGTGCGAGGCACAGGTACGTGTCACCCCCTCAACCCCCCTCCAACTCCCATGAGAGACCCCAGGACACTCTCTGGTGCCAGCCCGGGGCAAGGAGCCCGGCGTGGGTGCTCGGGAGCCCCAGAGAGCGGCAGTGCCCCCACCGCCCCCGTGGCGAGGCCGCCGGCTGACGAGCCCTGCCGCGGAATGAGGAGCAG carries:
- the HBEGF gene encoding proheparin-binding EGF-like growth factor, whose translation is MDGRAVLIQALLAAVCSAAAGGLRRDELHNEVLHKGGGGGGVPVPATAPLLGGSPEKEGGGAASGDDFSELPRVAFLSKPQGLVTPKKKGNGNKRRKGKGLGKKRDPCLRKYKDFCIHGECKYIRELGAPSCICQPGYHGERCHGLLLPVEHPPSAYDHTTALAIVAVVLSSLCLVIIAALLMLRCHKRGGYDVENEEKIKLGITVNH